The genomic stretch tatgattttgtaTGCTTtcctgtttttcttttccctcCCCTGGTGCCGCCCTGGTGCCggcaacattttttgtttttattaatttccgcTTCAAGTTGCTGGGGTTCCATCTCCGCTCTGGATCCCATCCCTCACCATCTTCTGTGGCCCATGGAAACTTTTGCTTAAAACAAACAGCGAACAGGGAACGTCACGTGATGGACGGTCCAGAAACTCCAGGAGAAACAACAATTGAGTTGACGGTCGCTCGGTCgctcggtcggtcggtcggctTGATATGTAAATCATATAGCCAGATGTGTACAACATTTCGAGGGAGGAGTCCCCACATCCTGATAAATCATCATATGCAACGCGTGGAAGGAGTCTGGCTGCGTGCAAATGTAGGGAAATATGGcacaaaatttttaaaaataattaatgatTTAGGAAATTTCATCTATCAACTTCTTAAGTGAAAACCCATATCCTGAGCCCAActataaaatgtttaaaaaaccTATGGGTCTATCATTTACCTTTCAAACAATTGCTTTGGAAGATAGCCATGCTTTTAAATTCATTCGTGTTAGAGAACGTTGCATATTCCCTAAACCTCtgttttatattaaaaaaaaaatagcagaACAATGAACCATCCAGAGATCAATGTAAGTAGCAAGTTTAGATACAAAATAAACGCAAAATGAAGTTCGTCTTAAAGCAAAATCAAAGGCCCACATCCGGACCAATGGAGGGAGCCCAGAAGGAGAGCCCGAAGGCCAACATTTTCCTGTGCACAGTCGCGGCACTCAACGAGCAGGTCGTCACAGCGATTTTCTCGGATAGGCTTTGCATGATGGCCCTGGGCACGAGCGACTCCGTGATCTACATGTTCGAGCTAAATTTGATTGTTTCCCGGTCGAATGGGTCGGAGGTGGACGAGGTGGGGATGGATCCCTCCAACTCGGATGATCAGTTCACGCTGCGGGGGCTGGAAGGGCCACTCTATGACGGCGCATTTTGtcaaaaatgtaaatatttcgtcagctgcgCGGTGGACTTCACCGTGCGGCTGTGGTGTCTGAGCTCCCGATGCATCCTGTTCAACTATATCGGCCACTCGTGGCCCATCCGCAGCGTGGTGTTCACAGCAAATGGCCTTTTTGCCACCGCTTCGCACAGTGGCATTGTGACAATCAGCAAAATGGACAGCATCAAGCCCTACCGCCAGTTCTCTGCGGCCAACAACGAACCCCTTACGGCCTGCCTGCTCCATCCTGCTGCATACACGTATTACTGTATTGTTGGTTGCCTCAACGGCGCCATTCGCATTTGGGACTATGCTGGTCAGTGTTTCGAGTGGCGAGTCTTCCGCGGCCACAAGTCGGCTGTCACCGTCTTGGCTCTCTCGAACTGCACTTTCTACCTAGCCTCGGGTGACGCCAGCCACATAACCCTGGTCTGGGACGTTAGATATCAGTGGGTGATCCGCTCCCTGGGCCAACACTTGGGACCCATACGCTCGATCGACTTTTCCCTTGACAATAACCTGCTGGTGATCGGGGCCGGGGATAAGTATCGGCAGCTGAGCATCTGGGACTTTAAGAGTCTCAAGCAGGCTGAGCCCCAGAAGAAGGCCTGCAATGTTAGCCCTTTAAGCAATGAGCATCTGCTGGTATTCTCGCATGTCAACGTGGCGGCACCCATCGCCAAGATTCGCTTCATCACCTACGATATCCTGATGGGTGTTTGCGTAGATATCCCACATGTCCCTTGGCGGAATCGGTCACAGATAAGCTGGATTGACAGGAAATGCCAAATGAATGCCTTTCTCAATCAAAAGATAGCGAATTAAATTGTAAACTATTGTTAGTAAATTGATATTTAAAGGAAATAAGTTATTTTCACAGAATTATCCGACCTGAGAGGCATAGTGGAATGAGAAGCCATACACTATATGTTTCCAAGTATCTGAGATGACTCGTTATTGCTGCAGACACTACCAATGGCTTACTAGAAACCAGAACGGCTGATTCAGCAGTTCATATCGATCAAGAGCTCATGGCAAACCATCTGTAAGTCACTAGATAAACGCCACTATAGTCACCAGTCTAAGCAAGTTCAACCGAGCTCAACTCGGGCTCCGTACAACGCCTggctctgcagttactagagCCATCCCGGGCACACACCACTCCAGACTGTCAATCACTGGAAATGACTTCTGCAGGAGCTGTCGGGACGAGGAAGACGAGGTGTCGGTTCCTTACTTCTTCTGTTCAAGACTTCGATGTCTCCGAAACCAGACCAGGCTTGTTGTAGAAGCCGAAGGTGTGGTCGGTCTTTAAACTTTAATAGGCAGAAAGAAGGTCCCACACAAGGCCCAAGTGAGCGCGCGGGAGGtatatctccatctctccagTGACTGCCTGAGCGATATTATACAAGGCTATCTATAATGATGTCTGACGGTCATGTCTATCTACATGATGTCTCTACAAAAACTGTTAGGAAGTCATTGTTATTGAACCTTCAACACATGTGTTCGGTGCAATAACTTCTCCCGTCTGTACATGTCCTTCGAAACATTACACGACAGACAAGCATTATGTATTTCATGCTCTCTAAAGAGCAACTTTGGAACTGTATCTATTGTCATCATGTTCTGGTTCTAAAGAATCTATGGAACAATATTCTGAGCATTTATGCCCTTCAACTCACGGTGTCTACTAGCTGTTCTGTCTGGTCATACAGTGGATGTACAGTAACCGCCATGGACAGAGCACCTAATTTTCCAGTAAGGACCACTTTcctttgtatcttttgccAGTCTTTGTCGGGGTAGAATCCCGTGGCTCATCCTCATGCCGGCTGGCAGTGCTTCTTGGTTACTTTAAAATGCACAAAACCCTGTCCAGCAGCTGGTCCTTTATGGTCCTGTTGCCGTTCCCCCCGCACTCCTCAGCTGGCTGCAGCCGCAATCCCGAAATCCAAAATCCAAAATCCAACGCTTTATGTTTGTGTTAACGTGTGCAAAATCTGATGGTTGGCACTAACTTGCGGATTTAGGTGTTGAAAATTATGTGTAAAATGTGTCACAGTTAAGCTCCGCCGTGTTCCGTGCCCCGGCCCGGAGAGAAAAGGCGTGGCCGCACTACGTGGCGAGTGCTAAATGTCGCCCAAGGCCAGGCCATGCCACTGCTTTCAGCAGCTCCTCTTGGGCCATCCCAGCCCGGGGTAGGGTTCCCCTACGCATCCAGCACCGACACGGAGGTGGGGCAGGTCACATTTTCGACTCGTAGTTTTCAGCGCTGCCATCCGTTGCATATGCAGATGAGCGGGAGCCCTCTAAAGTCTGGAGCTGCAGAAGGATATGggtatgggaatggggatggttATGAGGCAGGTCCTGGTTATgggtctgagtctgagtctggaACAGGCATCGGTTGATAGGGGGAAGCGTGTGCATTATACAAATGAGTTTATGCAATTTTCGACTAAACTTGAACTTTGGAACATTTTTGGCCAACTTCATGCGGAAACTTTCGTCTCAGATTTAAGCGTTTGGCAAAACTAAAACTCAAATTCTGATTCATTAAATCACAATTTCTAATCTCTGAAAAGTTATTCAATCATTGCCTAAGTCCAGACTTTGAAGACGAAAGTTGGATTGAGTTTAATATTAGATTTGAATAAACTTTAAGtcatattgttaaatattgTTAAAGAACAAATCTCTTTGGAAGCTCTTTTTTcatcttccatcttccacCTCCCTGCTTCAGTTTcattttgctatttttaat from Drosophila pseudoobscura strain MV-25-SWS-2005 chromosome 4, UCI_Dpse_MV25, whole genome shotgun sequence encodes the following:
- the LOC26533476 gene encoding transcription initiation factor TFIID subunit 5-like isoform X1: MNHPEINFVLKQNQRPTSGPMEGAQKESPKANIFLCTVAALNEQVVTAIFSDRLCMMALGTSDSVIYMFELNLIVSRSNGSEVDEVGMDPSNSDDQFTLRGLEGPLYDGAFCQKCKYFVSCAVDFTVRLWCLSSRCILFNYIGHSWPIRSVVFTANGLFATASHSGIVTISKMDSIKPYRQFSAANNEPLTACLLHPAAYTYYCIVGCLNGAIRIWDYAGQCFEWRVFRGHKSAVTVLALSNCTFYLASGDASHITLVWDVRYQWVIRSLGQHLGPIRSIDFSLDNNLLVIGAGDKYRQLSIWDFKSLKQAEPQKKACNVSPLSNEHLLVFSHVNVAAPIAKIRFITYDILMGVCVDIPHVPWRNRSQISWIDRKCQMNAFLNQKIAN
- the LOC26533476 gene encoding transcription initiation factor TFIID subunit 5-like isoform X2 — encoded protein: MNHPEINQNQRPTSGPMEGAQKESPKANIFLCTVAALNEQVVTAIFSDRLCMMALGTSDSVIYMFELNLIVSRSNGSEVDEVGMDPSNSDDQFTLRGLEGPLYDGAFCQKCKYFVSCAVDFTVRLWCLSSRCILFNYIGHSWPIRSVVFTANGLFATASHSGIVTISKMDSIKPYRQFSAANNEPLTACLLHPAAYTYYCIVGCLNGAIRIWDYAGQCFEWRVFRGHKSAVTVLALSNCTFYLASGDASHITLVWDVRYQWVIRSLGQHLGPIRSIDFSLDNNLLVIGAGDKYRQLSIWDFKSLKQAEPQKKACNVSPLSNEHLLVFSHVNVAAPIAKIRFITYDILMGVCVDIPHVPWRNRSQISWIDRKCQMNAFLNQKIAN